The nucleotide window CTTATAATGTTCATCTATATAATTCAGTTGATGCCTGTTTgtatggttagaagcaaaagaaagtAGAGCAGTCAGGATTACATAagtacaattaaaaaaaaaattatgtgctATGTACTACAAGTTTTCTATAACCACTGTGTACTACATTTTATTGTCATTTGTACTGCTTAAAAGACCCATATATACATAAAACAGACCAGCACCAACATTAGAGAAAAAAATCGAAACTGTGACTATATGACAACCTCATCTGCATCCTTGCGAAGAAGAGGAATCGGGTAAGAATGATTCTGTGCACGGTTCTTTCCCCTCCCCTGtatatctttatttatttatatgtatgtatatgtataaatgTACTTACACACCTACATACATATATCATAGTCATGAATGCTCATCTTGTATTCTTAATAAACCATGGGATATGAATTTTGAACTGAAAGAGGATTTCAAAAATTCCAAACGCTAAAATTACGCTTAACTTTCACTAATTTGAGTAAGAAGCAATTTCCACACGCATATCTCAGCTAACAGTAACCTTACATATACAAATATTCTAGAtaaatttagtttaattttgaaaaatatcctTGCTTTTGATAAAAATTGAATACTCAAATGGCTCAAATTAAATACCAAAATGTGACAAACACGATACACTCACAATGCCACGTTATAACATAGTATCTTAACCAGCCAATAACAACGCATCATTAAAGATAACATCTATGTGTGGAGTTTGCTTTTAGAGCCATTCATTGCTCTATCAAATTCTCTATCTCTCACAAGTCCAACGATTCAGCCAAAGGATAAcccacaaaacaaaaactttcaCTTAGATAAACAATATCTTCATCATGGCTTCAGTAACCTCAGCCACCGTCGCAATCCCATCTTTCACCGGTCTCAAATCCACATCCTCCAAACCCTCAACCGTCGTCAAAATCCCCACAGTGGCGGCAGCATCAATGAAGCTCACCGTGAAGTCATCATTAAAGGACTTCGGAGTCGCTGCCGTAGCGGCTGCAGCTTCCATTGCTTTGGCTGGAAACGCCATGGCAATAGATGTTCTCTTGGGATCAGGAGATGGgcctacagtgtattgaaaaaggcattcgcctTAGGCCCCTCAATAATATTACAATTTCTAGggccccaaaatttaaaataatttctaatttAGTTGTTTAaacttatttctaaaaaaaaactctcaacGAGAATCAAATAACTCAATTTCTAAATCCATATACTTTTTTCTTATAGAAATATAGCATATTTATGTAATAAACTTATTCTTGTAAGTGTTAAACTTATGTATTTCGTGAAGGTGATATATTGTATTAgaaaattgttttctttatagttgtatataaatttatttttaaaacttgtcTTAGGCCCCTAAAacccttcgcacggcactggtTATGATATGTGTGACCTGGATGAAGTAATATTGGATGATGGTAAATGCTACATTTTGTTCATTTAAGGTATAAGCAGCTTGACCAATGCCAATTTCCTGAGTCCTGACTCGCAATTGCTAGGACTATTCTCTCATTATACAAATAAGCTTATacgatatttaaaaaaaaaagaagcaaaaacatATACGATAGTTTCAAACCTAGCTTATGGGTGACAGATCAAATCAAAGTCGTAATATGATTTATAATGACAAATGATTTAggaatctatactaataaaagagaccttttgaggctccatagagcgtccacatcagcaaaaaaaaattctcccgaaagatgacatgtggctctatactaataaaagggaccttttgaggctccatagagcgtccacatcagcaaaaaaaaattctcccgaaagatgacacgtggcataaattataagttttacattttaatattactaattttcgaaaatctatcttaaaatgtaaaatatagatattacgcaaatagaaagtataagaaaaggaaataaaaaatttaaaaaaaaatggaaaaagtacatcattatttaaacatctatcttaaaatgtaaatctatcttaaaatataaaattattactaaatagaaagtataagaaatataaatacacaatataaagaaaaataaataataagtcaatatataatataagtaaataccaaattcaaataatagaaaattacattaagatttaaaaatatatcttaaaatttaaaatatagatattacgtaaatagaaagtataacaaatggaaatatacaatttaaaaaaaaatagaaaaacgtacattaagatttaaacatctatcttaaaatgtaaaatagaaatattaagtaaataaaaagtacaagaaatggaaatacatatacaggaaaataaataataagtaaataatgtaaatatataatatatgaattatatatatagtaataagtaaataaacaatttttttaaaaaatggaaaaagttcattaagcattaaacatctatcttaaaatataaaatatataatataagtaaatacacaatttaaaaaaatggaaaaagtacattaagatttaaatatctattttaaaatataaaatatagatattacgtaaataaaaaatgtaagaaatggaaataaacatttaaaaaaatggaaaaatgtatattaaaatttaaacatctatcttaaaatgtacatctatcttataatggtagtaaattatataaacatggaaataccacattaaacaaaaaaaataaaaatgtatagttttacatcaagaaagtccctataaaactctttattccatcaacatcaacctcacactatcaaggaaaacttcaaagcactctagcaaaaaaatggttccaccatcaactcttgccgtccgaAAAACCTTTAATAaccttgaaggagattttttataacaacgaactttttgttaggtggattcattgttgggaaacccgtaacttccaaaagccaaacttatccATGGggattgaattgcttttcatagactcaaaggtatttttacaaatttaaattaatctaatccataattttattgttaatgttcatactaactcttttgtgatcaaaccattacagttaataaccattcaagcgtttatcccaaaacacttccttcctcgccgaatcaagtattagttcatgttggtttagaattatttttggtttattaaccggtttaggatggtcctattgtaaatataatttaagttggtttagcaaatattatgcttaaaataacttaaattaaataatagtaatattatgcttaaaatataattttagagagttttcaaatatagtttactgaacattataggtgataaatttaatttattaaattcgtttattacttaaaactaagtttttttaaaaacatactgagttataaatatcaatgatgaattggtgagtataacatgaagaaaaaaatataaatatttgattttcaagataagaaattcagcttttattcagttactcaatatataatatcttaattttttttaaaaaatatacataatttatatatatatatatatatatatatattaatcttctaaacttaaactattatattatatatgaataatgtttttaaataaaaataatatctgttaaaaataaaaataaaaataacaaatggttattttcaaataatggatgtagtttacattatactattatttaacaagtattagatacgttttgatatatcattattttctatttccagaaaacaataaattgttaaacatcaatatcatctaggttaagtatacgaacaacacaaattcaaacatcacaaaaaatatttacataaacattataatacaataatttaatgaaaaaatacaattcaaaaaacaatattcaaaagaatagttatatacttaatatttgaaaatcaaagatatttttgctaaaattgtacttacctggccaaggagatcgaccatctttttatggatcgatcgattgttgagcatgtggtcgatccgaaaatactctgcagtttaattaaatatctaaaacatttattccaacactcaacatatagttttgctaaatatgataattagatagccaacaaaattataaaaaatatttaaatagtaaaaagtatgttaatttaacgtgttaaaatttaaaaataaattttaattatgacatgcatcttaacatttatataaatatatatcataacctaaatataaataatttaacaacttaaattagaaaaaaaaataaaaatcccgggcgtagcccgggttaatccctagtacgACTAATTAAAACAAACGACTCTTTCTAAAGTTTAAATCTTCTCTAATCTTCGATCCTAATCCGATCTACCTTTGGAAATTTTCACATTACATTCCAGAGATAAATACTAACAACCCGCCTTGTATATAATTATAGATATGCTATCTTCTCTATATCTAAGTCCTAATCCAACATTAATTATATAGTTGACACATAACCCTTGTtgcttatatttatatattgctCCAAAACCTCATAAAAACAGATATTAATCACTGGGTTCTTATCAAATAGTGCCGTCGGCGCCAACGCCGGCGGAAGAGAGGGAGACGGAGGATCAGCAGGTGTCGTTAAAGACTCCGATTCCGTTCCGTTATCCAGCTGGGACCAAGACGCTTCCGTTCGAGCATATGTCTAAGTCGTTACAACGTCGATACGTCAAGGTTAAAGAGCCTCTCTTTGATCCAGTGACATCCAAGCGTATTTATTGGCGGGAAGAGCCTTTTGATGTCAACGGCAAAGATGACGATCACGGCCATGATCATGGATGTTTGTTCTTCTTGAAGGTAAGCATTCGAGGAATGGTCGATAAATGGTTTGGTCCTCTTCTTGGATTACCCAAAACTGAAGATTTTAATTACTGaaatacttcttttttttttacgattgaAACACAAACATGAGTTTCTTTTTGGTTTGGGACTGACATTGTGAGAATGCTATAATGAGTTTTTTTATACGAGTCTTTGATTGTATTATCATAATTATCTTGATATGTTTTTTCGAATACGAAGTATGCACGTCTAAAGATTGTGGACAACATAAAGTCTACAAAACAAAAGATTGTGGACAGCATTATTTCTTGTTAACGCTTTCAGTTTTGTGTTCCAACTTCCAAACCCGTATTATGACACTATCAAATAAACACTGTCATCTTTATATAAAAGCTGGACTGTTATATTCATAGAAATTATCATAGGGACGGGACCATTCTTGATTTGGATTCGTATAATAGTTTCTCTATCTTACAACCAGAGAACTCACCAAATACAAGATATGGCACATATGTATAATAAGAGTGTTCAAGGAAATAGATTATTACAAAAGAGAAATACATGATTCACCAGTTTGGAAGACAAAAACACAAGGCTTATAAACAGCGTTTGTGTTACTAGGCTTTCGTACACAAAGCCTTTATTAtacaaatgaaaaacaaaagaataatcCCAAATCACAATTCtccgagttttttttttcacgcaatcttgttttttcttctcgAGACATAATTTAAGTTCCAAACTTCCAAATAAGAATGGAGCAACATAGAGGCTGTTTAAGAAAGCTTTAGCTTGTGGAGTCGCGGCTGTAGAATTGATCAAGTGTTTTGGCTGGAATACGGTGAAGAAGCTCACGAGGGAAGATACGGAGCAGTGTCCATGCCAAGTCAAGTGACTGGAAGATGTTTCTTGTATCGTATGCTCCTTGCATCACAAACTTCCTCTCAAATTTGTCCAGAAACTCTAAATACAGCTGCATAACCACACCACAAGAAGCTGAGTTAATTATTGTTGTGAGTATTTGGTATGAACATGATGACTGTGATGAAATAGAGAAAGGTACCAGATCTTCAGAAGAAAGAGCTTCTTCTCCAACTACAGCTTTCATGGCTTGAACATCCTTCCCGATTGCATAGTTTGCGTATAGCTGAAATTAATAATACATGATATTATGAATTGGTTTTGATGATACTAAATAACCATATGAGATGCTTTAGTTATAGATAGTGAACCTGGTTGGACACATCAGAATGGTCACGGCGAGTCATTCCCTCACCAATAGCACTCTGCATAATTTAACGATGCTCAAAGTAAGTTAAGTTATTATGTTTCTATCAATGTGAATCCATAAGGTATATAATACAATGGCTTAGCTACCTTCATTAATCGAGAAAGTGATGGAAGCACGTTGATGGGTGGATATATCTGTTTTAGGGATGAACGAAAATGAATGAGAAACTTCTTTTATTACAGATACAAAAAATGAATGAAGTATAGCGCACCTGTCTGTTGTGAAGTTGCCTGTCAATGTATATCTGACCCTCAGTAATGTAACCAGTAAGATCCGGAGTAGGGTGAGTGATGTCTGAGTATTACACCACAAGATAGTATGAGCGTTGTTCAACCAGAAAGAAGAGAATATCCAAGAATGATATGAAATTTTTACCATCATTGGGCATAGTCAGGATAGGGATTTGGGTAATGGAACCCTTTCTTCCTTCAATACGCCCTGCACGCTCATAAATAGTTGCAAGATCTGTGTACATATAACCCGGATATCCACGTCTCCCAGGTACTTCTTCTCGAGCAGCAGAGACCTACAGTCATCAAAATACTTCAGAATTCGTGCTGttgtcaaaaataaaatgtaacatCATGCTGGTTGGGGTTTTCGAAATCCTAAATCGAGTTATGTATCATGGGACAAAACACAGAAACCAATGAAATACATTTTACCTCACGAAGAGCATCTGCATAGGAACTCATGTCTGTCAATATAACCAGCACATGCTTCCCACATTCATATGCTAAATACTCAGCGGTTGTAAGGGCAATTCGAGGAGTGATAATTCTCTCGATGGTTGGGTCATTTGCCTGTTGGAGTGGAATGCATACTAAATGTCAACACAtcattaacataatatattagtACTATCAACGAAGTCAAGACGCATAGTTACCAGGTTCAGGAAAAGAGTAACTCTTTCCATTGAtccattttcttcaaaatcacGCTTGAAGAACTGAGCCGTCTCCATGTTTACACCCATAGCTGCAAAAACAATTGCAAAGTTGTCCTCTCCATGGTCCTGGAAAACACACAAGGGAATAAATCGAAGGAGATTATTATACAAGGCAACCAAATAATCAGAGACTGAAAGTAGGAAGTAAAATACTCAATTGTCAAAGAAGTAAAATAATCACACGGATTCTTCGAGGTGCTTAAATGCTTCTTAGAAAGTGAATGTGTGCACAGACACACTTACACTTCAGCATGATCctcaaaagataaaaaaaaattactttagtGGTGGTGAGTGGGGCATATGATTACCTCAATTAGGTTCTCAGTCTTCTCTAACCGCTTAACAAGACCAGCCTGACGACAAATTTGAGCAGCGATCTCGTTATGAGGTAGACCAGCAGCAGAGAAAAGAGGAATCTTCTGTCCACGAGCGATGGAGTTCATGACATCAATGGTAGAAATCCCTGTTTGTATCATCTCTTCAGGGTAGGTTCTCTCACTGGGGTTGATTGAACTTCCTATACACATTATTCACCAACACAATTAAAACAatctttattttcttgagagATCACACAATGAAGCAATAAACACTCACCAGAGATATCAAGGTATGCCTCTGGCAAAATAGGAGGACCATTATCAATTGGCTTCCCAGAGCCGTTAAATATGCGTCCAAGCATGTCTTGTGATACAGGTGTCTTCAAAACCTGAAACACATACCATTTTAAACAACAAAACTGTATAAATTCTCGGAAAGCTAACCAATCAACTTAATATATACCTCTCCTGTGAACTGAACGGTGGTAAATTTGTTGTCAATTCCAGATGTTCCTTCGAAAACCTGAAACCAATACGTTattgagaagagagaagaacCTGTACAGTCTGCAATGTAGGTAGAGTAAGAGGAAAAAGATCAAGAAACCTGGACAACAGCTTTCTCGCCATCAACTTCCAGAACCTGACCACGTCTCATAGATCCATCACCTAAGCGAATATTAACAATCTCCTGGTACTTTGGCCCCTGTTACATTTCACAAACAGTTTAATAAATCCTCAGAGTTTAAGTAAAGCTTCTGATACAAGTGGTGATCTTTAAGGATCAAATGATTAATGGATATGGATTACAAGTGGCAAAGTAACCTTAGTAAGGTTGGGTTAGTCTAAAAGTAACCATGGTTTAGTTAATGGTTTAGCTTTCTAATAACGTGAGAGTGTGGAGGGAGAGGGATCGAGAGTTTGAGTGATTTTAGAGATGAGAGAATGTGAGATATCTCTTGATCTGTAATCGTTTCCTCTGTAATTCCTAAGTTCAAATCAATATAACTAAGCTTTTCTTATTGATCTCTGTTTTTGATTATAATTGATACCTAAAACGTAtcaaattggtatcagagccgttCGATTCCGGAGACCCCATGTCGACGAGATCTGAAATTGATCAAGTGTGGAACCAGATGCAACGGGGCGTGAAGAGGATGAGACCGTTGGTTGTGGAGCAACAACCGGAAAGGGACATGAGGTTCCCGAAGCCGGCCATGGTTGTCCAAGAGCGGTGTAGCAGATCCTCACACCTGGAGCGGATGGAGAAGTACTGGACCGAGCGCTGGATCGAAATCGCTTTGGCGGGTGGTACCTCGATGGAGGAGATAGAAGAGATCCGGGCCTTTGTGAACTATGACAGGCCGGTGAGGACGCTTGAGGAGGAAAGGAAGGCCCGACTAGAGATGCTGGAAGAGTGCCGTCGCATGATTGAAcgtgaggatgaagaagatgcTGCGAAGAAATCACTGGAGGAAGAGACGTTTGCTGCAGAAGACTCAGATCATGGTCATGTGGAAGGATCCTTGAAGAGtttatgtctactgatggaacCGATTCAGCTGACACTTGAGAGGAAGAATGAACTTGCGGATGATCATCAAGTGGCTTCGCAAGAGATGCAAAATGGTAAAACCTTAATTTGTTGGGATCAAAAAGTGGAGCCGTACTTCGAGAGGGGTAAAGATGCAAGCAAGGAGTTGCTTGAGACCAAGAGGGAGAAGTGTGCCCACCAGGTGTTCGATCAAATGCATGTGGGAGGAAAAAGAGGGcagaagaaaaggaagaagaagagaacgaAGATAGAGTGTATGATGAAGAGAATCAAGCAGGAGTTGAGATTCAGAGACTTATTGGTGAAACAGAAAAGAGTGTTGCAGGAGCTTGCCCAATGGAAGAAGCTTAAGCTCAAACACAAAGCTTGCAAGCGTAAGAAGATCAGAGAAATGTTTTCAGCTGTCATTACGAGGAGAAGAGCAAGGCTGAGGCTTGAGTATGTAGCTCATGGGAAGCTTCTGTCATGTGTTTCCAGACTGGGAAAGTGGATTGAGAGTGAGAGTTCTGCCTGCCAAGTGATCGACAAATTGCTTGAGAGGATGAAATACAAGTTCAAGCAGAAGCTCAACCAGCGAAAGAGAGTTTCGGTGATGCGGAAAGAAACACAGGTTGCCACTGCCAAGACTAGTGAGGGAGCTGAGTTGAAATACAAACACACGGGATATAGAAAGCTTCCCTCACTTGTTACTTCAGCGGGGAAGAGACTTATGATCAACcgtaaaaataagaaaaaggttACAGAAATGTTTTCAGAACTGCCACTGTTACAAATTCGGGTGAAGCAGAATGATAAGTTATTCTCTATCAAGCTAGAAACGAGAGACAAGTTGAAGCAGGGGTGTGTCAGACTTGTCTTTCTGGTGATGGTTGGTACACAGGAGAGAAACCGATAGAGTATATTGGGCTTCTGTGGTTGGTGGTGCATGGGATCCAGGTGGGATATTGATTAAGGAAACTGCGGAAATCTACTTGAGCACAGGGGGTGAAAGTAACAACAGGGAAAGAGCAGCTAATAGGactgagaagaaaaaaaaagggaacGAGCGCAAGGCAAATTGTCACCAAAGGCTGATCACGTTCTTCAGGGAgtggaagaaaagaaagaagagcaATCCAGATGGAAAAAATATGCTACTTCTCTGTCTCAGCGTGGGGAGTGATTGTGGTCCCAATACTGCACCAGCTAAGCCAATGACGAAACCTCTTAAATCAGAATCAAAGGTCAAATGCGAGTTGCAGAAGAATACGCATGAGGCGGTGATCATAACAATTCATTTGTTTGAAAAAATATCACTGCCAGGAGCTACAAGGAAGAGAAAGGTCAAGGATTTAGGTGGGGATGACTTCAATAGGGAGATGGTATACAAAATAAGAAGCAAAGGATGTATTGTGAAGAAGCATGGAGCACCACTGGCTCCTGAAATGGGTGTAGACAGAAGAGACTATTACCAGTATGAGGTTCAGATATTCAATGCAGGTGCACTCATGTGGAAGGAGCCGAATTCTTCAAGACTGTTGGTGAGAACTCATGCTGGGCCACCTGAGAAATGGGCTTCAAAGTTGGTCATCTCTAAAGGTCTCGCTGCTATTCAGTTTACAGAAACTTTTGCAGCAGACGCAGACCAGGAGCAACTTCAAGTCTTCTACCTTCTGCATACCGAACTGGATGATGGGGAACTAGGAGGGCTTAACAACCGGCTGAAAACACAAGTAAGCACGAGAGAGCTGCTTACTGGGAAGGAAATGGTGGTCAGTATGGTCTGTTTGTTAAAGATATTACTCCGGGCAGAGGTTTCAAAGAAGAGAAAGATGTTTCAGAACTTCTCTCTAATCTTGATGCTGGACAGACGAGGTGTGAACATGCGTGAAGAGCTCAGGTCACAATACAGTACGGTGATTAGAGCTCTCTTTTCCCTGGAGTTAGACATCGCAAAGGTAAAGGTGGGAACTAGGAAGAACTCAGAAGTTGACAGAAAGAAGCAGAGTTTGGAGCTCAGGTTAACTGAACAGGAATATCCTAGTTGTTATAGAACAGGAACTTCTGGCATAACATCATGGGAAGCTATGAACAAAGAAGTAGATGAGTTCATAAAAATATATGGAGCACTACAGGAGGGAAGCATGAGAGTTCAAACAGCACCACTTGCAAAAGGGAATATGAAGCTGATTGCCTTTGCAGTTCTGCAACTCTTCTCTACAACTGAGACAGATTACATCGAGAAGATCGTCGCTCAGTGCGCTGCACAATCTAAACGAGGCTTAATGGAAACTGGTTTAAATTGTACGAGCAGTAAAGGTCAATCTGAGGATGTGCTAACAGGAACCACAGTCAAAATGGGTTACACAGAGATCATACCCCACAAAGCTCTCTGTGGAAGCTGTTTCGTTTAAACCCGTGGCAGGTTGAAGATCATCACCTTGAGGACAAGGTGAATTTCAAAGGCGGGAGTAATGATACAAGTGGTGATCTTTAAGGATCAAATGATTAATGGATATGGATTACAAGTGGCAAAGTAACCTTAGTAAGGTTGGGTTAGTCTAAAAGTAACCATGGTTTAGTTAATGGTTTAGCTTTATAATAACGTGAGAGTGTGGAGGGAGAGGGATCGAGAGTTTGAGTGATTTTAGAGATGAGAGAATGTGAGATATCTCTTGATCTGTAATCGTTTCCTCTGTAATTCCTAAGTTCAAATCAATATAACTAAGCTTTTCTTATTGATCTCTGTTTTTGATTATAATTGATACCTAAAACGTATCAGCTTACCTTCACTTTCTCAAGAATGACTAAAGGTCCAGCAACCCCTGAGACAGTTCTGTACTCTACACAAATTCAAAGATTCTCAAATCAGCATCttaaaaagataataataatctaCAGAAAAGGGTTGATTATGCACAAATCAATACAAAGCGGAACAATCACATGAAATACACAAAGTACAAGGACTAATATGAGATCCATGATCGGGAGACTTTACCCATTCCGATCTCGAGAGCTCCTTCATCCATGTCGATACCAGCCGCTCCCATTGTCGCAGATCAATATCAAATCAAACCGCTCCACAAATCCTGTGGAAagggagagaaaaaaaaaaaggttacaaTCGCGATGTCGAAATGAAACTAAATCAACTGGATGAGATCCAATCAGATCCGAAGAAGATGAGACGGAGATCGAAGAAAGATCTGAGGAAGCAAATCACGTACCTGGAACGAACGAATGGAGAGAGCGAGTTGTGTGATTGAACGAACGTGGTTGGAGTATATCCCACTGACCTCTCTAATTATTgaagttattattattttccttCAAatccaaaattattaatttttccaccgaaaagttttttttttccttcaagaaaagaaaaaaagaaacgcCCACCGTGGGTCTCGAACCCACGACCACAAGGTTAAGAGCCTTgcgctctaccaactgagctagaCGGGCTTGTTGTGTAACACAAAGctgttaatatatattatctattGTCATAGCCTACCGACAGCAAGTGTATTTACCAGGCGAGAGGCTCATAAAGTTTATGTCTACTTGTATGATGAACCAAATTGCTGAGAGCATCATGCACTATATATCTTCTGTAGGTTGACCATTCATAAGCTTCTACTGAATTATAACGAGTAGTATTATAGAAACCTAATTTATGAGGATCAACAATCTTCAAAAATGTCACCAGAAATCGACACAAGAACATATACCATCTTTAAAGCAATGGAcatatttgtatcttttatcgAAGATCTCTTTACCTGTGTAAACCGATACTAGTTTAGTCATTGACAATCGTCGCTTATCCTAAAGTTCTTTATGACTGAAGAGGTGTACCATCTGATGTGTTGAGAAGACCAAAAAAATGTTGCTAGTTTTTCGTTGTATCCCCGTAACATGTGCTCTCTCTCTTGCTCCTCCACATATGACAGAGCAAAATCCATGATTGGCTGATGACTCGATTTCTTCAACATTTTGCTAATCCCA belongs to Brassica rapa cultivar Chiifu-401-42 chromosome A07, CAAS_Brap_v3.01, whole genome shotgun sequence and includes:
- the LOC108869119 gene encoding V-type proton ATPase subunit B3, which encodes MGAAGIDMDEGALEIGMEYRTVSGVAGPLVILEKVKGPKYQEIVNIRLGDGSMRRGQVLEVDGEKAVVQVFEGTSGIDNKFTTVQFTGEVLKTPVSQDMLGRIFNGSGKPIDNGPPILPEAYLDISGSSINPSERTYPEEMIQTGISTIDVMNSIARGQKIPLFSAAGLPHNEIAAQICRQAGLVKRLEKTENLIEDHGEDNFAIVFAAMGVNMETAQFFKRDFEENGSMERVTLFLNLANDPTIERIITPRIALTTAEYLAYECGKHVLVILTDMSSYADALREVSAAREEVPGRRGYPGYMYTDLATIYERAGRIEGRKGSITQIPILTMPNDDITHPTPDLTGYITEGQIYIDRQLHNRQIYPPINVLPSLSRLMKSAIGEGMTRRDHSDVSNQLYANYAIGKDVQAMKAVVGEEALSSEDLLYLEFLDKFERKFVMQGAYDTRNIFQSLDLAWTLLRIFPRELLHRIPAKTLDQFYSRDSTS
- the LOC117126871 gene encoding uncharacterized protein LOC117126871 gives rise to the protein MLLLCLSVGSDCGPNTAPAKPMTKPLKSESKVKCELQKNTHEAVIITIHLFEKISLPGATRKRKVKDLGGDDFNREMVYKIRSKGCIVKKHGAPLAPEMGVDRRDYYQYEVQIFNAGALMWKEPNSSRLLVRTHAGPPEKWASKLVISKGLAAIQFTETFAADADQEQLQVFYLLHTELDDGELGGLNNRLKTQVSTRELLTGKEMVVSMVCLLKILLRAEVSKKRKMFQNFSLILMLDRRGVNMREELRSQYSTVIRALFSLELDIAKVKVGTRKNSEVDRKKQSLELRLTEQEYPSCYRTGTSGITSWEAMNKEVDEFIKIYGALQEGSMRVQTAPLAKGNMKLIAFAVLQLFSTTETDYIEKIVAQCAAQSKRGLMETGLNCTSSKGQSEDVLTGTTVKMGYTEIIVAG